From Denitrovibrio acetiphilus DSM 12809, the proteins below share one genomic window:
- a CDS encoding NHL repeat-containing protein yields MKIKIYLAVFLFCVSLSASAERVTASLLYKIQMGDHSAPTDVVLESDGSVGVYDAYAGSYTVYVDGAAGNTVSRDFLKGGNCLVRNGNYFLFCNSEHESLDMLSAGFGVYQSFRLPAELKGRYDPTDALVADGHIFSVDNDNHRIIKTDITTNRFEKSVGVYGGRKLEFWYPFALAVDSKGVLYVSEVLNTRVQKITKELKFYEIFGKWGIKPGEFYRPTGIAVHKGGTLLIADGYTGVVQYLDRDGRFEGVLKDEAGKRLEFGSVTHIRINGDKLAVVDAFNRSVFIYELGD; encoded by the coding sequence GTGAAAATTAAAATATATTTAGCTGTTTTTCTGTTCTGCGTCAGTTTAAGTGCTTCCGCAGAAAGGGTTACAGCGTCTTTACTATATAAAATACAGATGGGAGACCACTCTGCACCAACGGATGTTGTTTTAGAAAGCGACGGTTCGGTTGGTGTTTATGATGCTTATGCCGGGAGCTATACCGTTTATGTGGATGGTGCTGCCGGTAATACTGTGAGCAGAGACTTTCTTAAAGGCGGAAACTGCCTTGTCAGAAACGGCAACTATTTTCTGTTCTGCAACAGTGAGCACGAGAGCCTTGATATGCTTTCGGCAGGGTTTGGAGTGTATCAGTCTTTCCGTCTGCCTGCAGAGCTGAAAGGGAGATATGACCCCACAGATGCTCTTGTTGCTGATGGTCACATATTCAGCGTAGATAATGATAACCATAGGATTATTAAAACTGATATCACAACAAATAGGTTTGAAAAATCCGTTGGAGTGTACGGAGGCAGAAAGCTGGAGTTCTGGTATCCCTTTGCTCTTGCGGTTGACTCCAAAGGTGTTTTGTATGTTTCAGAAGTGCTCAACACCAGAGTGCAGAAGATCACAAAAGAGCTGAAGTTTTATGAAATATTCGGTAAGTGGGGGATAAAACCAGGGGAATTTTACAGACCGACGGGTATTGCGGTTCATAAAGGGGGCACATTATTAATCGCTGACGGTTATACAGGTGTGGTTCAATATCTGGACAGAGATGGTCGTTTCGAAGGTGTTCTGAAAGATGAAGCCGGCAAAAGGCTTGAGTTTGGCTCTGTAACCCATATAAGGATCAACGGAGATAAACTTGCGGTTGTCGATGCATTTAACAGATCAGTTTTTATATACGAATTAGGGGATTAA
- a CDS encoding multiheme c-type cytochrome, with amino-acid sequence MTAPTVQAVSVDDVINDPGFGDAIDDAIGDNTDSVEQIASKVDSESCSVCHNGSAEFDGAAHQAIYTQYTDTGQYSATITGVTRADNGGKADLEITFQILKDAVAGDWIADFTSSTFKVAQYDSTENSVGEGFVASLSNPVYNGGAQEYTVTATATDLDPTMTDYFGYVQLLKDKLAIADNPGGYFGMYDEVINEVYAVGAAAADDSAAVASGCESCHGDPYRKHGNIQADAGGLDFLVCKTCHFYDKTGGHESWQLIVDNPAKAGLYYKDGDGDIESQMTTAELAQYGYTANLMNDVHMSHAMEFGYPQSMRNCATCHDGKLSVVLADANFQYETCISCHPVTGGTDTADADGNYTSDTTTYALTTLANAGYPNHSNILNASTDCTTCHSAAGGMPTFAEIHTGGYDPAIYTTTGDKYAEDVTVTIDSVALSGTSLTIAFSAASTIAGVDAADIVPSVYVAAYGYDTKDFIISNHGRDADGNRLGEYTFGGDANPYFTNATASGASWSVTYDISAFDTDSMVTDGVIKRVEVAVAPSLEVGDVTVGLNAVSTTFNLEDAAVEAGFFGHDIADANSCNTCHDQLATTFHSPDRGGSITVCRMCHVTTSGGSHLEMQSRSIDSYVHAIHTFQPFDTDDIDFSDPFEQMEYDHHIGSTYPMFTTTNCESCHNSDKYNVPDQSKSLPGLLSAAGEWSMDRDIGAVPSYVNGPASRACGSCHRSEFINADEAGKLASFNAHTKTFGFLEENQDGLLNAVIDAVMAKFQ; translated from the coding sequence ATGACGGCTCCGACGGTACAAGCTGTTTCCGTTGATGATGTCATCAATGACCCGGGATTTGGTGATGCGATAGATGATGCTATTGGCGACAATACTGACTCAGTTGAGCAGATTGCATCCAAAGTGGATAGTGAATCCTGCTCTGTATGTCACAATGGGTCTGCTGAGTTTGATGGCGCTGCGCATCAGGCTATTTATACTCAATATACTGACACTGGTCAATATTCTGCTACTATTACAGGAGTCACCAGAGCGGACAATGGCGGAAAAGCCGATCTTGAAATAACATTTCAGATTTTGAAGGACGCCGTTGCAGGTGACTGGATTGCTGACTTTACTTCTAGTACGTTTAAGGTAGCTCAGTATGACAGTACAGAAAACTCTGTTGGTGAGGGCTTTGTAGCATCTTTGTCTAATCCTGTTTATAACGGCGGAGCTCAAGAATATACTGTAACTGCAACAGCTACAGACCTTGACCCCACAATGACAGATTATTTTGGTTATGTTCAGCTTCTCAAAGATAAGCTTGCAATAGCTGATAATCCTGGCGGCTATTTTGGCATGTATGACGAAGTTATCAATGAGGTTTACGCTGTTGGCGCAGCGGCTGCCGATGATTCTGCTGCTGTTGCTTCAGGATGTGAAAGCTGTCACGGCGATCCTTACAGAAAGCATGGTAATATTCAGGCTGATGCCGGCGGTCTTGATTTTCTTGTTTGTAAAACCTGCCACTTTTACGACAAAACAGGTGGGCACGAATCATGGCAGCTTATCGTTGACAACCCAGCAAAAGCTGGTCTTTACTATAAAGATGGGGATGGTGACATAGAAAGCCAGATGACAACTGCTGAACTGGCTCAATATGGTTACACTGCAAACCTTATGAATGACGTTCACATGTCTCACGCAATGGAGTTCGGTTATCCTCAGAGTATGAGAAACTGTGCAACTTGCCACGACGGCAAACTTAGCGTTGTTCTTGCGGATGCAAACTTTCAGTATGAAACCTGTATAAGCTGTCACCCTGTAACTGGGGGTACCGACACCGCTGATGCAGATGGTAACTATACATCCGACACGACAACATATGCCCTTACAACACTTGCTAATGCAGGTTATCCTAACCATTCAAACATTTTGAATGCATCAACTGACTGTACAACATGTCACTCTGCTGCCGGTGGTATGCCGACATTTGCAGAGATACATACAGGCGGTTATGATCCGGCTATTTACACAACTACAGGTGACAAATATGCTGAGGATGTTACAGTTACGATAGACTCTGTAGCGCTTTCCGGTACATCTCTTACAATAGCTTTCAGCGCAGCAAGCACAATTGCAGGCGTTGATGCTGCTGATATAGTTCCTTCTGTATACGTTGCTGCTTACGGCTATGATACAAAAGACTTTATCATTTCCAACCACGGCAGAGATGCTGACGGTAACAGGCTTGGTGAGTATACATTCGGCGGTGACGCTAATCCGTACTTCACTAATGCAACTGCATCCGGCGCATCATGGTCTGTGACTTACGATATCAGTGCTTTTGATACTGACAGCATGGTTACGGACGGCGTGATTAAAAGAGTTGAGGTCGCTGTTGCTCCTTCTCTTGAAGTTGGTGATGTTACTGTTGGTCTGAATGCTGTTTCTACTACATTCAACCTGGAAGATGCTGCTGTTGAAGCTGGCTTTTTCGGACATGATATAGCTGATGCAAACAGTTGTAACACTTGTCACGATCAGCTTGCTACAACATTCCACAGCCCTGACAGAGGCGGAAGCATTACTGTATGTCGTATGTGTCACGTGACAACCAGCGGTGGTTCCCACCTTGAAATGCAGTCACGTTCGATTGACTCATATGTACACGCTATTCACACATTCCAGCCTTTCGATACTGATGATATCGACTTCAGTGACCCGTTTGAGCAAATGGAGTATGACCACCATATTGGCAGCACATACCCAATGTTTACAACAACTAACTGCGAGTCATGTCACAACTCAGACAAGTACAATGTACCTGATCAGTCTAAATCTCTTCCGGGTCTGCTTTCTGCAGCCGGCGAGTGGAGTATGGACAGAGATATAGGTGCTGTGCCTAGCTATGTGAACGGTCCTGCTTCAAGAGCTTGTGGATCATGTCACAGATCAGAGTTTATTAATGCCGATGAGGCAGGGAAGCTGGCTTCCTTTAATGCTCATACAAAAACTTTCGGGTTTTTAGAAGAGAATCAGGATGGTCTGCTTAACGCTGTTATTGATGCTGTTATGGCTAAATTTCAGTAA
- a CDS encoding multiheme c-type cytochrome: protein MMRIYAIIAVMVFSVFLSFNSYSAPTAVLDDENCMMCHKYPGLTRVNDEGYLRLFFVESERYDHSVHTKVKCSGCHTDVTEIPHKEAKKVDCTTECHIKNSGSEKPFSHKKIQDDLQASIHNPENEYVRAKIIEDFPTCTNCHNNPSYRFLENDIDSVSDARHKKRVLQKCNVCHDNTAEYTYFFNHVTHRIKDLAPSEDVVETCSKCHSKDDMAKKHKLKNAAATYLDTFHGKAVEFGLENAPTCIDCHVKTGESAHKIMSYKNPQSATFEENRYLACKDSDCHANPGKGFGTIRMHTVIDKNIYPVEFYTALGFTILTIGAFYPLLGLMILELIRELFPNFSFRRKKKKD from the coding sequence ATGATGAGAATATATGCGATTATTGCTGTCATGGTCTTCAGCGTCTTTTTAAGCTTCAACTCGTACAGTGCGCCAACGGCAGTCCTAGATGACGAAAACTGTATGATGTGTCACAAATATCCGGGGCTTACCCGCGTTAATGATGAAGGTTATCTCCGACTATTTTTTGTAGAATCAGAGCGGTATGACCATTCTGTCCACACGAAAGTGAAATGTTCGGGGTGCCATACTGACGTGACTGAGATACCCCACAAAGAAGCTAAAAAAGTTGACTGTACTACAGAATGCCACATAAAAAATAGTGGCTCAGAAAAACCATTCTCCCACAAAAAAATACAGGATGACCTGCAAGCCAGTATACATAATCCGGAAAATGAATATGTCAGGGCGAAGATAATAGAAGATTTTCCTACCTGCACTAATTGCCACAATAACCCGTCTTATAGGTTTCTTGAAAATGATATAGACAGTGTATCTGACGCCAGACATAAAAAGAGAGTTTTGCAGAAATGTAATGTTTGTCACGACAACACTGCTGAATATACATATTTTTTTAACCACGTTACCCACAGGATAAAAGATCTTGCACCTTCTGAGGATGTTGTTGAAACCTGCAGCAAATGCCACTCCAAAGACGATATGGCAAAGAAACATAAACTTAAGAATGCTGCTGCTACATATCTTGATACCTTCCACGGAAAAGCTGTTGAGTTCGGGCTGGAGAATGCACCGACCTGTATTGACTGCCATGTTAAAACAGGTGAATCAGCTCACAAGATTATGAGCTATAAAAATCCTCAAAGCGCAACTTTCGAAGAGAACAGGTACCTGGCATGTAAAGATTCTGACTGTCATGCAAACCCTGGTAAAGGATTCGGAACCATAAGGATGCACACTGTTATAGACAAGAACATCTATCCGGTTGAATTCTATACGGCACTTGGTTTTACCATTCTTACCATCGGCGCATTTTATCCGCTGCTTGGTTTGATGATTCTTGAGCTGATACGGGAGCTGTTCCCTAACTTCAGCTTCAGAAGAAAAAAGAAAAAGGACTAA
- a CDS encoding formate dehydrogenase subunit gamma — MMRKMPLIKVKNGEKHYLKITHGQKRQHYILMTTFLLLVLTGFPLKFHYYGWAGSTIEFLGGLTVTRIIHRISGVIMVGLFFYHWYYLIKNVMNYYVTPARKTGTYSFKELMLFMYYSPMCPRKKDWDDIVDFVKFALFISDERPKHERFHWREKFDYWAVFWGIPVLGITGIFLWFPVWASSFMPGWAVNISYIAHSDEAMLAVSVIFIWHMYNAHVNYDKFPMSPLFITGYLPEDLMKHEYYVEWARINNVVEKDPSLMVDIDKQEENEKLSHEEKLKIVRDQMSFLRKNDRGEE; from the coding sequence ATGATGAGAAAAATGCCACTGATTAAAGTGAAAAACGGCGAAAAACATTATTTGAAAATTACGCACGGGCAGAAGCGTCAGCACTATATTCTTATGACAACATTCTTGCTTCTCGTCCTTACAGGGTTCCCTCTTAAGTTTCATTATTATGGCTGGGCGGGTTCCACAATAGAGTTTCTGGGCGGACTGACTGTCACCAGAATAATCCACCGGATCTCCGGGGTGATCATGGTCGGTCTGTTCTTTTACCACTGGTATTACCTTATAAAGAACGTCATGAACTATTATGTGACACCGGCAAGAAAGACAGGCACATATTCCTTTAAAGAGCTGATGTTGTTTATGTATTATTCTCCAATGTGTCCACGTAAAAAAGACTGGGACGATATAGTAGACTTTGTTAAGTTTGCTCTTTTCATCTCCGACGAGAGACCTAAACATGAAAGATTTCACTGGAGAGAGAAGTTCGATTACTGGGCTGTTTTCTGGGGTATCCCCGTGCTTGGGATAACGGGTATTTTTTTGTGGTTTCCCGTATGGGCATCTTCTTTTATGCCGGGCTGGGCGGTTAATATTAGTTACATAGCTCACTCAGATGAGGCAATGCTTGCTGTCAGTGTTATTTTTATCTGGCACATGTACAACGCCCATGTCAATTACGATAAATTTCCTATGTCGCCTCTGTTTATCACCGGATATCTGCCGGAAGACCTTATGAAGCATGAATACTATGTGGAGTGGGCAAGGATAAACAACGTTGTCGAGAAAGATCCGTCTCTTATGGTGGATATAGACAAGCAGGAGGAAAACGAGAAGCTTTCACACGAAGAGAAGCTGAAGATCGTCAGAGATCAGATGTCCTTTCTCAGGAAAAATGACAGGGGAGAGGAATAA
- a CDS encoding efflux RND transporter permease subunit — MSPKGPIAWIAKNHVAANLLMLVLLVGGLVTFTTMKTEVFPSIDQDEVEISVSYSGASPSEVVEGVILVIEDAVSSLEWTDKVISTATEGSGTVVVELVDGTDRQQAYQDIKAEVDRITTFPDEADDPVISLSSRKRSVVDITLYGDMPELDLRYYADTFRQELLNNENITLADYAYSVKDREIRIKISENELRKYNLTLSDVAEKVSAASVDLPVGKLDREQGELVLRMKDKRYYAKDYKNIPIVSGAESGTVFLGDVADIEEGFEDSDIVETFNGQKGLTIRVYRVGKQTPNSISKAVQETVADTELKMPDNVHITVWDDDSELLQSRLDLLMRNAAMGLALVLVILAVFLEFRLAMWVAMGIPISFFGAVLFMPSLGVSINMISSFAFILALGIVVDDAIVVGENIHAHRMMGKSKYQAAVDGTHEVLGAVTFSVLTTVTAFIPLLFIEGPMKLLMSNIPYVVISVLVVSLLESFFILPAHLNSSDKPKKDKKRLSFGVRQKIRNGLEFLIEKVYGGFMHVAMSYRYITITVFVALLIITYGSIKSGHMKFTFMPKVERDVIRIYVTMPEGTNIEKLNKVIQHIDASTKVVDEEMRSKTGFDKSYVDYVITGAVSGSSGRVSVALIPSEDRDISTGKFENLLRKTVGDVQGVESITYSSKGLNFGDNLNVRYAHSSEAVLMAVSDELKAKFATYEGVTDIEDSFDRGKKELLFRVNDLGKKYGLTNEEVGRQVRAAFNGLEALKFQRGLDEVTVRVEYPDNEKTGLDNLLQMYIKTSDGMQVPFYMVAEVQRGQGLASINRTDRKQVVNVSAAADGNANPTEIMRELAATMLPRQVAEHPGLTWKFEGEEERRQESMSGIARFIPVAMLAMYALLAVPFGSYVQPLIVLMAIPCGLAGAVWGHMLMGFNISLMSIFGMVAVAGVVVNDSLVLVDFINKFVDKNHLSIEVIVNAAKRRFRPILMTSLTTFFGLFPMILEKSLHARFLVPMAVSLAFGVLFTTVVALVLVPCVYMVIEDIKKI, encoded by the coding sequence GTGAGCCCGAAAGGTCCTATCGCATGGATAGCTAAAAACCATGTCGCCGCAAATCTTCTGATGCTTGTTTTGCTTGTGGGCGGTCTGGTTACATTCACTACGATGAAAACAGAGGTTTTTCCCAGTATAGATCAGGATGAGGTTGAGATATCTGTATCTTACTCCGGAGCGTCGCCGTCAGAAGTGGTGGAAGGGGTTATACTCGTTATTGAAGATGCTGTGAGTTCTTTGGAGTGGACAGATAAGGTTATATCCACAGCTACAGAGGGGAGTGGTACTGTTGTTGTTGAGCTTGTGGACGGAACAGACAGACAGCAGGCATATCAGGATATCAAAGCTGAGGTGGATAGGATAACAACTTTCCCGGACGAAGCAGATGATCCTGTTATATCGCTTTCCAGCAGAAAGCGGTCGGTTGTTGATATTACTCTTTATGGTGATATGCCGGAGCTTGATCTTAGGTACTATGCTGACACTTTCCGTCAGGAACTTCTTAATAATGAAAATATTACACTTGCGGACTATGCATATTCTGTAAAAGACCGTGAGATAAGAATAAAAATATCTGAAAACGAGCTTCGCAAATATAATTTGACACTCTCTGATGTTGCAGAAAAAGTTTCTGCGGCATCAGTTGATCTGCCTGTAGGTAAGCTCGACAGGGAGCAGGGTGAGCTTGTCCTGCGTATGAAAGATAAACGTTATTATGCAAAGGATTATAAAAACATACCCATTGTTTCCGGAGCAGAGAGCGGAACTGTTTTTCTGGGAGATGTGGCAGATATAGAAGAGGGGTTCGAGGATTCTGATATTGTCGAGACCTTCAACGGGCAGAAAGGGCTAACTATAAGGGTTTATCGTGTAGGCAAGCAAACCCCTAACAGTATATCTAAAGCTGTGCAGGAAACAGTGGCGGATACAGAGCTTAAAATGCCTGATAACGTCCATATAACGGTATGGGATGATGACTCAGAGCTTTTGCAGAGCAGACTTGATCTCCTGATGCGTAATGCTGCTATGGGGCTTGCGCTCGTGCTTGTGATACTTGCTGTTTTTCTGGAGTTCAGGCTTGCGATGTGGGTTGCTATGGGTATTCCGATATCATTTTTTGGTGCAGTGCTGTTTATGCCTTCCCTCGGAGTATCTATAAATATGATCAGTTCATTTGCGTTTATACTCGCTCTGGGGATAGTTGTGGATGATGCTATCGTTGTCGGGGAAAATATACATGCACACCGCATGATGGGGAAATCAAAATATCAGGCTGCGGTTGACGGCACTCACGAGGTTTTGGGAGCTGTGACGTTCTCTGTGTTAACGACTGTTACAGCTTTTATCCCACTGCTCTTTATAGAAGGGCCGATGAAACTTCTTATGAGCAATATACCTTATGTTGTTATATCTGTTCTGGTGGTTTCGCTTTTGGAGTCATTTTTCATACTCCCTGCTCACCTGAACAGTTCAGACAAACCGAAGAAAGACAAGAAAAGGCTTTCTTTCGGTGTCAGGCAGAAGATACGAAACGGACTTGAATTCCTCATAGAAAAAGTGTACGGCGGCTTTATGCATGTGGCAATGAGCTACAGGTATATCACAATTACTGTTTTTGTGGCTTTGCTGATTATAACCTATGGCAGTATTAAGTCCGGTCATATGAAATTTACATTTATGCCGAAGGTTGAACGGGATGTTATACGCATCTATGTCACTATGCCGGAAGGGACTAATATTGAGAAGCTGAACAAAGTTATACAGCATATTGATGCCAGTACAAAAGTTGTTGATGAGGAGATGAGGTCTAAGACTGGATTTGATAAGTCATATGTCGATTATGTTATTACTGGAGCGGTAAGCGGTTCAAGCGGACGTGTTTCGGTTGCTCTTATTCCTTCTGAAGACAGGGATATCAGCACGGGAAAATTTGAAAATCTACTCAGAAAAACTGTTGGTGACGTTCAGGGTGTCGAGTCTATAACTTATTCTTCGAAAGGACTTAATTTTGGAGATAATCTGAATGTAAGGTACGCACACAGTAGTGAAGCTGTTTTGATGGCTGTTTCGGATGAGCTGAAGGCAAAGTTTGCAACATATGAAGGTGTTACAGACATAGAAGATTCGTTTGACCGAGGTAAAAAAGAACTTCTGTTTCGTGTTAATGATCTTGGAAAGAAGTATGGGCTGACTAATGAAGAGGTCGGCAGACAGGTGCGTGCAGCTTTCAATGGGCTGGAAGCACTTAAATTTCAGCGTGGGCTGGACGAAGTTACAGTGCGGGTGGAGTATCCCGATAACGAAAAGACCGGACTCGATAATCTGCTTCAGATGTATATAAAAACATCAGATGGTATGCAGGTTCCTTTTTATATGGTTGCCGAGGTGCAGCGTGGACAGGGACTTGCTTCGATAAACAGGACAGACCGAAAGCAAGTTGTTAACGTTAGCGCTGCTGCTGACGGGAATGCGAACCCCACTGAAATAATGAGAGAGCTTGCGGCAACTATGCTTCCGCGTCAGGTGGCAGAACATCCGGGGCTGACATGGAAATTTGAAGGAGAAGAGGAGCGCCGACAGGAATCAATGAGTGGTATTGCACGCTTTATTCCAGTTGCTATGCTCGCTATGTACGCTCTGCTGGCTGTGCCTTTTGGTAGTTATGTACAGCCGTTGATAGTGCTGATGGCTATCCCCTGCGGTCTTGCCGGTGCAGTATGGGGGCACATGTTGATGGGGTTTAATATATCTCTCATGAGTATATTTGGTATGGTTGCTGTGGCTGGAGTGGTGGTTAACGATTCACTGGTGCTTGTGGACTTTATCAACAAGTTTGTAGATAAAAATCATTTAAGTATTGAGGTTATTGTTAATGCAGCAAAGAGACGCTTCAGACCTATACTTATGACCTCGCTTACGACATTTTTTGGTTTGTTTCCGATGATCCTGGAGAAATCTCTTCATGCACGTTTCTTGGTGCCTATGGCTGTTTCGCTCGCTTTTGGAGTTCTTTTTACGACTGTTGTTGCATTGGTGCTTGTGCCGTGTGTGTATATGGTCATAGAAGATATCAAAAAAATATAA